Within the Dioscorea cayenensis subsp. rotundata cultivar TDr96_F1 unplaced genomic scaffold, TDr96_F1_v2_PseudoChromosome.rev07_lg8_w22 25.fasta BLBR01001473.1, whole genome shotgun sequence genome, the region CAAGAGAGGAAAATTGGAAATAGCTACAAAGGTTTATTTGATTGAGTAACAATAATTTAGAAGGGCTTATTATCTCCTTTCATGCTTCATTATTGTTCAATTGTTGAAGGGAAGCAAGTCAAGTGTTTCACCTACAAACATGGGAATTATTTCTCCAGATGCAAATGAATATGAGTCTGGTACTCTCCATGGATTCTTTCTTAGGTTTATCATTGATGAGTTTCTTCGAAGACCATAAAAATCTGGCCCGTTGAAACTTGTGAATACCTCCAGTTTATCGAGTATCCAGTATTACCAAATAAATATCACACACCATGACTGTAACACACTACACTAACATCCCTTGTTGAGCTCATTTTACTAATAACAGTTCATGTTTGCAGCTGATCCTGAACAGAAATGGGCCTATCCTAGTTAAATTACTTCTTTtcctagattttttttcttttttaatctaGATCAGAATTCATATAGATATCAAAGATTAAACATATTACACATTCATCGACAGAAATAAGAACAACCACTGGTAATGTGTACCTTTGCCCTCAACACTACCGCTGTACTCTTTAAGCTTCCATATGCTTCAAGACTATGTCAATGAATCAAGTACCTGATTTAGTAGATAATATTTGTGACAAGAATCTAAATAAATCGAGGTTTTCTCCTAGCATTAAGAATTGTGACCATAATTCAAGCAAACAGAAACAAGTTGAACAACTATCCAAGAAGGAAATTTCCATCCAGAGCTCAAAAACCTAACAAACCCTAGATTAATGAGAAGCAAAGAAAACTAGCTCTATAGAACAAGAAATCAGAAATTAGATACCTCAATTCGGGGAAGCGGATTAGGGCAACAAATGAGGGATTGAATCACTAATAGTAGGTTTGAAAGGTTAAAGAACACCAATTTGAATGGAACTTTCTACACCAATTTGATTGGGGCGAAGATCAGCAACCAAAGAATGACAGGAGGGTCTCCGGCGGTGGTACGGCGAAGATTAGCAACCGACGGATGGGAGGTGATCGGAGAGGAGATCCAATGCTTTGGATTCCAACGGCCGGGAGGCGATCGGGAGGTGATCAGAGAGTTTTAGAGAGTGCTGGGGAGACAGATATTTAAGAATGTGAGTGAGTGCtggagagtgtgtgtgtgtgtgagagagagagtgatttttttttcatttaaagtaGAAGGGTTTTTTGTTAACCGGCTGTATAGGttactattaaaaatattttacatggtTAACGAGGCGGATTTTTAAAAACCCCTCAATAAATCCACtgctaaaaattaaaaatggtgtAGTGCTAGATCTGTTGTAAAAGGTGTTTGTCTATTCATGAGGTTAGTCTATTCAGTCATTTTTGTATTCcattttatccaaaattttatttatttaattattcattttcattaagagtggagaaaacaaaaaagggTGAGAAAGCCTCCTTGGAGAAACtttcttaaattgtttttaaaatcgTTGGAATTCAATATATCATTAAGAGCACTACCAAGAAAAAGTCATTAAAATTTGACATGTGATTTATAGCAccaccaagaaaaaaatcattcaaatttgATATGTGATTTATAACACCACTAAgaaaaaatcattcaaatttgATATGtgacatcattaaaataaatgtgaTGACATTTTCAATGTGATTTTTGAAGTGGCCATTGAGctaattattatcatatatatatatattgacactAGGTGATAATTCTATTAAGATTAATAATTATGGACGTATACAGATATGGAGTGCAACACCAAGCTCAACAACATCGTGCCCTTATTTTGAATAGGTTTCGATCTTGGGTCTTCTCAAAACAAAAACCTTACGCGAAGGACCCGGTACAAACAATAAGGCAAGAGATTGCTGgtcatatttcatttttttcaaatacaaacaaatgtatattatatggaaaatttagaaaattataaagtttgaaaattatattactatgagataaatataattttaatatttatttgaggtatatatataatttataaaataaataaatcacgctaattaaaaaaaaaataaattatgtatttCTGTCAGTGTTTTGTTAGTTGAaggaaaatgtttttttatactatttatgaattttagaaacatgtaaaatttcaaaactGTATTATACTGGATAATATAGATGTAGCCACATTTTATTGTGGGCCACTAATCCTTTTTTGCTTCTGAATTTTCCAcattgtttttggtttgaatAGAAAAGCAAAAACCAAGTCTCATTTGATTATTCCTCCATGACAAGCATAGAATTTAAAAGGAAAACCCACTCTGAGACATATTGCACCCCTAATTAAGGTGTGCATTCATTTGAATAGAACCCACTCATTTGAATTTTCCAcattgtttttggtttgaatAGAACTGTTTCTTAGGTGTGCATTCATGTTTGCTATAAATGGATGCTTGAATCTTGCTTTAATTCTGTTGAAACATTCAACATTGAGAGTTAGACAACTTGGCTGCAGAAACAACAAATTATATCACAAATATTACATCAATCCTCATCACAATTAATTTGTGGAATAGTATTTTGTAATCAAGACTGGTAGTTTGCTATCAGTGTGAGTGAATATATGCTAAAAATAATGCTTATTTTTAAgatgatattaattattatgtgaATTATCTTTCATGCTGTGATGCTATAAAAAGGTGCTCAAGACCCTCCTGACAAAACCACAAGAACATGTCAAGAGGCTTTCTAGGAATAATATATAGTTTCAACATGAAATCACGGCTTTCCTCAAAGTTCACCACCTTCCCaacattgatgatgatggtgcttTTGCTGTTAGTACTACTCTTCTCCAATCTTTGTTCTCCTGTTTTCATCATGGCAACAGCTTCAAAGATTGAATTCGAAGGGAGAGCTCTTCTTCAATGGAAGGCCACGCTCAAATCACAAGAACTCCTAGACACCTGGACATCAAAGACCAGTCCGTGCAACTGGACTGGAATCACTTGCAAATATAATGGCCATCAAATGGCAATGATCACCAGGGTCCAACTGGGAGAGTTGGGACTAGAAGGGAAGCTGGAGATTCTCAACTTCTCAGCTCTGTCATCACTCAGAGTTCTCAACCTCAGTGACAACCATGTACATGGATCCATCCCTGCAGCCATTTCAGCTCTCTCTATGCTCACCATCCTTGATCTCTCTACCAACAATCTCACAGGCATCATCCCTTCAGAGCTTGGTAATTTAACAAGACTCAACACCCTATTGCTTGCTGACAATCAGATAAGTGGCTCTATACCTCCTTCTTTTGGGAATTTATTGACCTTGAGAGACCTTGAAATATATGACAACCGAATAACTGGTCCCATCCCACATAGCATTGGAAACCTGACCAAACTTGAAACTTTTTACCTGTATAACAATGGCATAAATGGCTCCATTCCTCGTGAGATCGGGAATCCAGTGAACTTGAGAGACCTTGGAATAGCTGAAAACCAAATAACTGGTCCCATCCCACATAGCATTGGAAACCTGACCAAACTTGAAACTTTTTACTTGTATAACAATGGCATAAATGGCTCCATTCCTTGTGAGATTGGGAATCTAGTGAACTTGAGAGA harbors:
- the LOC120256500 gene encoding probable leucine-rich repeat receptor-like protein kinase At1g35710 → MKSRLSSKFTTFPTLMMMVLLLLVLLFSNLCSPVFIMATASKIEFEGRALLQWKATLKSQELLDTWTSKTSPCNWTGITCKYNGHQMAMITRVQLGELGLEGKLEILNFSALSSLRVLNLSDNHVHGSIPAAISALSMLTILDLSTNNLTGIIPSELGNLTRLNTLLLADNQISGSIPPSFGNLLTLRDLEIYDNRITGPIPHSIGNLTKLETFYLYNNGINGSIPREIGNPVNLRDLGIAENQITGPIPHSIGNLTKLETFYLYNNGINGSIPCEIGNLVNLRDIEISDNQITGPIPHSIGNLTNHETFYLYNNGINGSIP